CTTTGAACGGGCGCTGAAACGCTATGAAGCCATTGCCACAAACAAGCAGGAAAAAGCAGTCTTAGCCAATTTGCAACAAGCTTATCGCAATTATCAACAGGCAATTGATGAATTAATTACGGCATTCAGCCATGAAAGGGCCTTACAAGTTTATAATTTGGAAGTATTACCAAAAAGGGCGGAAATTTTTAAAGCGGTAAATGAATTAGCGGACTTTAACAGCAAAGCAGCTGCAGCAATGCTTAAACAAACTCAAATGCTGTACGCTTCCATTATCTTAGTATTTGTGGTAATTGTTGCTGTCGCTGTGCTGCTATCCCTGTTTTTAAATCTCTTCATCTCCAGACTGATTACCGGTTCCTTAAACCGGCTCAACCAGGCTGCGGGCAAAGTAGCTTCCGGCGATTTAAGCGAGGAAAATATAGAAGTATATACTAAGGATGAGTTTGGACAATTGACCCAAGCTTTTAATGAAATGACTAAAAACCTCAAAGCACTGATAGCTCAAACGGCCGACGGGGCTGAAAGTCTTGCGGCTTCTTCAGAAGAAATAAATGCTACCATGGAGCAACAGGCTAAAACAGTAGAACATATTGCCAATTCAGCCAGGGAACTGGTAACCGGCGCAGAACAGCAAAGCAGTAAAATTAAAGACTCTATGGCATATATCGAGGAAACTTCGGCAGTAATTCAGCAAATCGCGGCGACTGCTCAACAAGTGGTCTCATCCACCCAGGAAGTCAGCACCAACGCCCGTGCCGGAAACAATGCCATGCATTTGGCCAAAAAGGAAATTGAAAAAATTAACGCTGCTACCGCAGAGGTAGCCACAATTATCAATAAATTAGGTGAACACTCCAAAACTATCGGCAATATCGTCAACCTCATCAGCAACATTGCCGAGCAAACAAATCTTTTGGCCCTGAACGCAGCCATTGAGGCTGCGAGAGCAGGGGAGCAAGGCAGAGGGTTTGCAGTGGTTGCTGACGAGGTAAGGAAACTCGCAGTGCAATCGCAAGATGCTGTGAAAGAAATTAACGGTATTATCAAAC
This region of Zhaonella formicivorans genomic DNA includes:
- a CDS encoding methyl-accepting chemotaxis protein; translated protein: MLLRKKKLPKAEPQKQKGKSSGTLKPNFQILQFKQLKGFRSKIGDLKVSKKLAVSMLVGLSALFIVGLLGIVSLGKMNGEVKKMYNRNLAGVIAAADAERAIRGISEAGIRYTTENEISAQQSIRQEINKYNGDFERALKRYEAIATNKQEKAVLANLQQAYRNYQQAIDELITAFSHERALQVYNLEVLPKRAEIFKAVNELADFNSKAAAAMLKQTQMLYASIILVFVVIVAVAVLLSLFLNLFISRLITGSLNRLNQAAGKVASGDLSEENIEVYTKDEFGQLTQAFNEMTKNLKALIAQTADGAESLAASSEEINATMEQQAKTVEHIANSARELVTGAEQQSSKIKDSMAYIEETSAVIQQIAATAQQVVSSTQEVSTNARAGNNAMHLAKKEIEKINAATAEVATIINKLGEHSKTIGNIVNLISNIAEQTNLLALNAAIEAARAGEQGRGFAVVADEVRKLAVQSQDAVKEINGIIKRIQDNSVKAVQAMKNNEQLVQSGNQVILDGAETFNHIALAVEGVLRQIQEVSKSTDELAKNSEHIVTAIKDIDQIAVQVAEASQAMAATTEEQAAAVEEIGASTESLASLGQELQQIVSRFKL